From a single Leptospirillum ferriphilum genomic region:
- a CDS encoding efflux RND transporter periplasmic adaptor subunit yields MNSACQIIRRIACRLFLALFVLFAGSGIFFPAWAHGGEKIPVNGKNGGSDRSVHLSPKQQKFLALSLASVSYRRMKEVLDLNGTVRWLPDRQSDVTLRISGQVTSVYVSLGERVHKGQRMVKVESRLIGNPPPSVVITAPLSGIVDVRNIVLGQAVEPNTVLFHIGNPAQMLVVARVYEEDFDKVRFGQEAEIRVLGYPGQVFRGRVTLVGPRLNPKNRTGSVWIQVSNPKGLLKPNMFARVRLTVKQTKKVLVVPDAALLLANGEKFLFVSAGPGSYRRILVQTGMKMDGFTEVLSGLSPGQKVVTRGNREIYTMWLGAEFLKAED; encoded by the coding sequence ATGAATAGTGCCTGTCAGATCATCCGCAGAATCGCTTGCCGACTGTTTCTCGCTCTTTTTGTCCTGTTTGCCGGATCCGGAATATTCTTTCCGGCTTGGGCCCATGGAGGGGAGAAAATCCCGGTCAATGGTAAAAACGGAGGAAGTGATCGATCCGTGCATTTGAGCCCCAAACAACAAAAGTTTTTGGCCCTTTCCCTGGCATCCGTCAGTTATCGAAGAATGAAAGAAGTATTGGACCTGAACGGGACGGTGAGGTGGCTCCCCGACCGTCAGTCGGACGTGACACTGCGTATCAGTGGCCAGGTCACGTCCGTTTACGTCAGTTTGGGGGAGCGGGTGCACAAGGGCCAGCGTATGGTCAAGGTGGAGTCCAGGCTGATCGGCAATCCTCCCCCAAGCGTTGTCATTACCGCTCCCCTGAGCGGCATTGTAGACGTGCGGAATATCGTTTTGGGGCAGGCGGTGGAACCCAATACGGTCCTTTTCCATATCGGCAATCCGGCACAAATGCTTGTTGTGGCCAGGGTCTACGAGGAAGACTTTGACAAAGTCCGCTTTGGGCAAGAAGCAGAGATCCGGGTTCTCGGCTACCCCGGCCAGGTCTTTCGAGGACGGGTAACTCTCGTTGGCCCACGCCTCAACCCCAAAAATCGCACGGGTTCGGTCTGGATCCAGGTTTCCAATCCAAAGGGACTTCTGAAGCCCAACATGTTCGCCCGCGTCAGGCTGACTGTGAAACAAACCAAAAAAGTGCTCGTTGTACCCGATGCCGCCCTCCTGCTTGCCAACGGCGAGAAGTTTCTTTTTGTGAGCGCAGGTCCCGGCTCCTATCGGCGCATTCTTGTGCAAACCGGAATGAAGATGGACGGGTTTACGGAGGTTCTTTCCGGACTCTCTCCGGGACAAAAGGTGGTAACCCGGGGGAACCGTGAGATCTATACCATGTGGTTGGGTGCTGAATTCTTGAAAGCGGAGGATTGA
- a CDS encoding TolC family protein — protein MTLQQAIQTAVQNNKDLQTARYVVNIAKARLIQAGMSPNPRLSFSGYDAIFTNQPDEYELGVGFTQDFPVAGRIARQKDVAKVDVVRARAEIQQAKLRLSSQVAEVFYRILVLDSQIRLRDQLMQVDRELLDASRNRFQVAEVSELDVNTAQLELERLRQERILLKAQRSRISIRLKQLLGLGADKTLELDETLPSVPALPSLAEEQRRALILRPDLQSAQLAIERSRAQFDLAKAQRWEDWTAGLGVFSGQTVFPNGLSTGTDVGPSFVLTIPLPLWNKNQGRIAEAVAMNRQASAEVRALTLQVQNEVAGAYSETERLLIAVDRYRNGMLKLSDRNMLLAQQAYMTGQASILTAVQAQRQHGDQHIAYLNTMGQYLQAWVALRRAVGEYLESLNRPENHDSGRGERIHE, from the coding sequence ATGACGTTGCAACAGGCCATCCAGACAGCTGTTCAGAATAACAAGGACCTGCAAACGGCCAGATATGTGGTGAATATCGCAAAGGCCCGACTGATACAGGCCGGTATGTCTCCGAATCCTCGTCTTTCCTTTTCTGGCTACGATGCCATTTTTACCAACCAACCCGATGAATACGAGTTAGGTGTCGGATTTACCCAAGACTTTCCTGTGGCGGGCCGAATTGCCCGTCAAAAGGATGTGGCCAAGGTGGATGTGGTCCGGGCTCGGGCGGAGATCCAACAGGCCAAGCTCAGATTGTCCAGTCAGGTGGCCGAAGTCTTTTATCGGATTCTTGTCCTGGACAGTCAGATTCGTTTACGGGATCAGCTGATGCAGGTCGATCGGGAACTCCTCGACGCAAGCCGCAACCGTTTTCAGGTGGCCGAAGTTTCCGAACTTGACGTCAATACGGCGCAATTGGAGCTGGAACGCCTCCGTCAGGAACGAATTCTCCTGAAGGCACAGAGATCCCGGATTTCCATTCGATTGAAGCAACTATTGGGACTTGGCGCTGACAAGACGTTGGAGCTTGACGAGACCCTTCCTTCGGTCCCTGCACTGCCGAGCCTCGCAGAAGAGCAACGCCGGGCCCTCATATTGCGCCCCGACCTTCAATCGGCACAATTGGCGATAGAACGCTCAAGGGCTCAGTTTGACCTGGCCAAAGCACAGCGTTGGGAGGACTGGACTGCCGGCCTTGGCGTTTTTTCCGGACAGACCGTTTTTCCCAATGGCCTTTCCACAGGAACTGATGTCGGACCCAGTTTTGTTCTCACTATTCCACTCCCTCTCTGGAACAAAAATCAGGGCCGCATTGCCGAAGCGGTGGCGATGAACCGGCAAGCCTCCGCAGAAGTTCGGGCTCTGACGCTTCAGGTCCAGAATGAAGTCGCAGGGGCCTATTCCGAAACGGAACGTCTCCTAATTGCGGTGGACCGCTACCGAAACGGGATGCTCAAGTTGAGTGATCGCAACATGCTCCTTGCCCAACAGGCCTATATGACAGGGCAGGCATCAATTCTCACAGCCGTTCAGGCCCAACGACAGCATGGAGACCAGCACATCGCCTACCTGAATACCATGGGACAATACCTGCAGGCTTGGGTGGCGTTACGCCGAGCTGTGGGAGAATACCTCGAATCTTTAAATCGTCCTGAAAATCACGACTCCGGAAGGGGGGAGCGGATCCATGAATAG